The genomic region TTTTTCAATGTTAACTCAACACCTTCCCTAAGAGTTTTAAAATCCGCATCACCTCCTGAATGTTGCAAGGCTCGTTCGAGGTTATCCACTACTGGAAGAAGTTCTCGGAGGAGCTGTTCATTGCCGTAACAGATTATGTTTTCACGCTCCCGTTCAAGCCTTTTTCTCATGTTGTCAACGTCTGCAGTCATCCTAAGCATCCGATCACGTAATTGAGCAATTTCTTCCTCCTTCTGCCTCAGAAATTCCATCAGTTCTTCACGAGTAAGCTCTGTAGCTTCGCTTGGCTCCTGAGCGGTTTCTTCATTTGTAGCTTCAATCTGATCGTTCTGTTGAAGTTCTTCCTTTGCTGGTTTGTTTTCAGGATGACCGCTATCCTCAAACTTTATCATACTCTTCGCACCTCCTGGACCTTATCTTATGCCGAATAGGGACGGCATGTTGGTTCGCTTTCCGCTTTTCCAAGCGGATTTTGCATGTATTCGCTAACTACCTGAGCAGTAAATTCAACTATAGGAACTATCCTGGGATAATCCATCCTTAATGGTCCAATAACACCTACAACACCAAGGACAAAATCCCCACGCCGATAGGGAGAGGAGACAACACCTATTTCGCGGAATTCTTGAAGCTGACTTTCAGGTCCCAGAATCACATGGGCTCCTTCTCGTGGTTTAATAGCCATGTCTAGAAGTTTCACAATACGGCTTTTGTCTTCGAAGGTTTTTATAATTTGCCTCAGTCTCTCAACATCCGAGAATTCGGGATTGTTTAGGAGATTTGCCTGCCCTTCAATATGAACATTTGCTTCGAGTTCTTCAGCCTGACGTAACAATTCCCCGAGTAGCTTCATTAGTCTGGCATAAATGTGGTCAAAAACCATTTTATCTTTTTGCATTTCTTCCAGTATCTTGGCTTTGACCTCCCCAAGTGACAGTTCGTGGACGATGTCATTAAGGTATCGGCTATATTTATCCAGTTCTTCTTGCGTCAGATTTTCTTCTGAGAGAATAAGCCTGTGGTGAACTATCCCGGATTCGGCAA from Thermodesulforhabdaceae bacterium harbors:
- the grpE gene encoding nucleotide exchange factor GrpE; its protein translation is MIKFEDSGHPENKPAKEELQQNDQIEATNEETAQEPSEATELTREELMEFLRQKEEEIAQLRDRMLRMTADVDNMRKRLERERENIICYGNEQLLRELLPVVDNLERALQHSGGDADFKTLREGVELTLKNFLTVLEKFGCKPFESVGMPFDPRYHEAVMQRESSEYPENTVIEEFQKGYMFRDRLLRPAMVVVAKGSTRH
- the hrcA gene encoding heat-inducible transcriptional repressor HrcA; translated protein: MSELSSRDREVLKAVVVDYIHTGEPVGSRTVSRKYMKHLGPATIRNIMSDLEEMGYLYQPHTSAGRVPTEKGLRLYLESLMESKKLEKKEQELIRQAYQNTTGSTEDVLKRTSQLLSDLCSQVGVVLFPRLENVKVKRIEFIKLYERYILTIIVAESGIVHHRLILSEENLTQEELDKYSRYLNDIVHELSLGEVKAKILEEMQKDKMVFDHIYARLMKLLGELLRQAEELEANVHIEGQANLLNNPEFSDVERLRQIIKTFEDKSRIVKLLDMAIKPREGAHVILGPESQLQEFREIGVVSSPYRRGDFVLGVVGVIGPLRMDYPRIVPIVEFTAQVVSEYMQNPLGKAESEPTCRPYSA